The region GAAGCCAATCCGCTACGGCTACATGAACGGCATCGCACTGACCGTCCTGATCAGCCAGCTCCCCAAACTCTTCGGCTTCTCGGTCGAAAGCACAGGGCCGCTGCGTGATCTGTGGGCGATCGGCGGGGCCATCTTGGACGGCCGAACGAATTGGGTGGCACTTGCAATCGGCTTGGGGACACTGGCGACCATCCTGCTGCTGCGGGGCAACAGGCGTGTGCCCGGTATCCTGGTTGCCGTTGTCGGCGCTGTGCTCCTCGTCAGCCTGTTCGACCTCGCAGACCGCCACAATGTATCAATCCTTGGCTCCCTGCCCCAAGGCCTCCCCAGTTTCGCGTTTCCCTGGATCAGACTCGACGACCTTGTTCCCGTACTGATCGGCGGCTGCGCCGTGGCCATGGTATCGTTCGCCGATACCAGCGTGCTTTCGCGCGCCTACGCCGCGCGGATGCATACCGCCGTGGACCCCAACCAGGAAATGGTGGGGCTGGGTGCGGCCAATCTCGCGACCGGCTTTTTTCAGGGCTTCCCGATCAGCAGCAGCAGCTCGCGCACGCCCGTGGCTGAAGCCGCCGGTGCACGCACGCAATTGACCGGCATCGTGGGCGCACTCGCCATCGCCCTTCTGCTGCTGATGGCCCCTGACCTTCTGCGGAACCTGCCGAATGCCGCCTTGGCCGCAGTTGTCATCGCATCGGCCATAGGGTTGTTCGAAATAACCGACCTCAAACGGATCTATCAGATCCAGCGCTGGGAGTTCTGGCTCTCGATCGCCTGCTTTGCCGGAGTTGCGGTATTCGGCGCCATTCCTGGAATCGGCCTGGCGATCGTGATCGCGGTGATCGAGTTCCTATGGGACGGTTGGCGTCCCTATTCCGCCATCCTGGGGCGTCCGGCCGGCGTCGAGGGATACCATGACATCACACGCTATCCGGAAGCGCATCGGATCCCCGGTTTGGTC is a window of Microvirga lotononidis DNA encoding:
- a CDS encoding SulP family inorganic anion transporter gives rise to the protein MVGIPPADRLPSSRQEAAPVPFEHGGRATEGHAARSHGDPEGVSVVRGISHDSSWLRWLPGLKTLLRYEPSWLGHDIVAGLVLATMLVPVGIAYAVASGLPGICGLYATIVPLLAYAVFGPSRILVLGPDSALAAVILGIVLPLSGGDPQRAIALGGLMALVSGTVLILAGLARLGFVTELLSKPIRYGYMNGIALTVLISQLPKLFGFSVESTGPLRDLWAIGGAILDGRTNWVALAIGLGTLATILLLRGNRRVPGILVAVVGAVLLVSLFDLADRHNVSILGSLPQGLPSFAFPWIRLDDLVPVLIGGCAVAMVSFADTSVLSRAYAARMHTAVDPNQEMVGLGAANLATGFFQGFPISSSSSRTPVAEAAGARTQLTGIVGALAIALLLLMAPDLLRNLPNAALAAVVIASAIGLFEITDLKRIYQIQRWEFWLSIACFAGVAVFGAIPGIGLAIVIAVIEFLWDGWRPYSAILGRPAGVEGYHDITRYPEAHRIPGLVLFRWDAPLFFANAELFRERVLAAVAESPTPVRCVVVAAAPVTSVDVTAADALTELDEALLAQGIELRFAELKDPVKDKLRRFGVFDRFGETRFSPTIDAAVSRFHRQHGEA